The DNA sequence AAGATGGTCCGCGTCCGGCGCTGTTCTGGCCCGCGGTATTCGTGAATATTACCAATCCGAAAAGTATCGTGTTTCTGGTCGCTCTGTTCCCGCAGTTTCTGCATGCTGATTATCCGCTGTGGTCGCAGGCGCTGATTTTGTCCGTTACCTGTGTGCTGGTGGATATCATTGTGATGCTGGGGTATGCCTCACTGGCCGCCCCACTGACACATCTGGTACAGAACGAAAAAGGCATGCGCACGCAGAACCGCATCTTTGGTTCACTGTTTATTGCGGCCGGAGCATTGCTCTCTGGCGCATCCCGCTAAGTTAAAACAGGTACCGCCGGGTATGTTTTCCGGCCGGAAATAATATTTCTGAGCGAATCATGCCGAAACTTGAAACGTTGCTACGCGCAGTCCATGCTGTTATGTAGAATAGGCAATCAGATAACTGATCGAATTTTTGGAGTAAATCATGGCTACTAAGCCAGAGAAATCAGCCGGGAATGCAAAACGCCCGGACAACAAGAAGAAAAAGCCAGCCTTTAGCGCACAAGAAGCCCGCGAACAGAAAAAACAGGCTAAGCGTAAAGGTCTGCGCCCGGGTGCCCGTAACAGTGCTGAAACCCAGGAACAGAAAAACCAGAGCGTTAAAAATAAAGATGCCCGTGTTGGTTCCCGTAAACCTGTAGCACTGGTGGCAGAAGCACCGGTGGCGGTTGTTAAAGCGCCGAAACCTGCTGCACCGAAAGCAGAACCACAGATGCCGCCGGAACAACAGCTGGCCAAGTGGGAACGCGAGCTGGAGAAGCTGGAAAACGACGATCGTCTGAATGCACTGCTGGACAAACTGGAACTGGAACAGCCGATTTCTGAAGAAGATCAGGAATGGCTGGATAAAAAACTGGCCCGTCATCAGGAACTGCTGAAGTTGCTGGGATTGAATGAAGAAGAAAAAGTCGCCAGCGATCCGGATGAATTGCTGCAGCGCTTTATCGAAAGCGATTTTGATCCCAACCAATTCGACAGCCGCTATAAAGAAGACTGATTAAGTCTGCCGCCACACGGCACTGTCCGTGTGGCTCTATCCTGTGCCGCCCGGGCGAATCACCCGATGGTTATATCAGCAGTGCGGTATCGTTTTGAGCCAGGCTGAGTGA is a window from the Tolumonas auensis DSM 9187 genome containing:
- the yihI gene encoding Der GTPase-activating protein YihI, yielding MATKPEKSAGNAKRPDNKKKKPAFSAQEAREQKKQAKRKGLRPGARNSAETQEQKNQSVKNKDARVGSRKPVALVAEAPVAVVKAPKPAAPKAEPQMPPEQQLAKWERELEKLENDDRLNALLDKLELEQPISEEDQEWLDKKLARHQELLKLLGLNEEEKVASDPDELLQRFIESDFDPNQFDSRYKED